The Mycolicibacterium mucogenicum DSM 44124 genomic sequence ACCACCGCCGGATTGGCCCGCAGCATGTCGCGGACCGCGGCGTCGCGCACTGCGGTGGAGGCGTCTTCGGGCACCTCGGCCAGGGCGCCCGCGAAGTAGTCGACCACCAGCTGGTCCACCGCGTTCCGCAGGCCGGCCTTGGTCTTGAAGTGGTGCTGCACCAGGCCGACCGCGACGCCGGCCTCGGCGGCGATGGCGCGCAACGAGATTCGGTCTTCGCCGTGTTTGGCGTACAGGTCCAGCGCGGTGTTGCGGATGCGTGCCTTGGCTGTCAGGTCGTCGACAGTTGCCCTCGGATCAACCATCAGACCTCCCGTCGGCAACCAGATCAATGTACTGTACACATGAACAGGGGCCTATACAGTTGTATAGCGCGCGAAATCTAGCGAGGTGGACCAATGTCAGAGCTTTTCCCGAAGTACCGGGCCAGCTGGGAGACCGATCAGCACCGCGAGCTGCGGCAGCACGCGGCGGCGTTCCTCGCCAAGGAGGCCACGCCCAACCAGGAGCGGTGGGCCAAG encodes the following:
- a CDS encoding TetR/AcrR family transcriptional regulator gives rise to the protein MVDPRATVDDLTAKARIRNTALDLYAKHGEDRISLRAIAAEAGVAVGLVQHHFKTKAGLRNAVDQLVVDYFAGALAEVPEDASTAVRDAAVRDMLRANPAVVDYVRRALLQPNVADSHLVDVIVDLTQREVRAARKTGRASTTRRENTQVVAVLARQMGELLLAPMVDAVWARVAPDTKPPRLRVTVDEAGQ